The sequence AAAGTACGCAAAGGTTTTCGCAAAGGACGCAGAGGGGTTTAGCTTTTTTTGAAAAGTTCGTTATGTGCTTCGCCAATAACTTCAAGTTCGGTGCGGAAGGCTACAAATTTTCCTTCAAAAGGTTTGCTTTGTGCTCGGAGTTCATCAGCGTTTTCATCGTAATATTTTTGAAGGGTTGCTTTGCTGTCAGTTGTGTATTGAACTGAATAAGTAATTCCGCCCATTTCTTCTTCAATAATTACACGTGTAAGCAATGCTTTGCTAAATTTTTCTGTGGCGAGCATTGCAGGAATGTGTTCGGTTTTCATCCAATGCAACCAGCGGTCATGGATGGTTTCTTCTATGTTTATTGTTACGTTGTATATATACATGATTTTAAATTCTAAATTACAAGCTCCAAAATCCAAATAAATTCTAAATCTCAAACTCCAAATTCCAAAGGCATTTTAAGAATATTTCGTCTGCGGTTTTGGGATTTGGAATTTCGAATTTGGTGCTTTTCAGTTTGGTGCTTAGTTTATCGCATCTCCCCGCAAAGAACGATACTTATTCCGTGCTTCCACAAAATAAATACTATCTGCATAATTGAAAATTATGGCTTCGTATTGTGCTTTTGCCTTGTCGGGTTGGTCTAGTTTTTCTTCGTAAATTCTTGCTAAACGATAATGTGCATTGTCTGCCAAAATATCTTCACCATAGAACTCAATTATTTTTAGATAATTGGCTTCAGCTTTTGTGAATTCGCCCTTCTTTTCATAAATCTGACCTTGTTTAAAAAGAGCTTCATCTTCAATCTTATCGCCTTTATTATTGGTTAGAATATCTTCTAGAATAGCAATTGCTTCTACATCTTTTCCTTGAAATTCTAGCAAGTCTGCACGGGCATATTTTTTAAGTGCCACTTGGGTAGAGTCTTCTAAAGAGTTGTCGCGAATTAATAGGCTGAGCTCCATGGCATCATTCGCCATTAATTGTGAAGTGGATTTTTTTAATACATCTAGTTGCACTTGCGCCCATTCAAAATCACCTTTAAAATAGCTGGTTCGCGCTACTTTAAAACGGGCTTCTTGCGCCAAAATATCGCTTTGTACTTTTTTCTGAATTTGAGAATAATAGATTAATGCCTCGTTGAATTTTTCGTCAAAAACTAAAATATCTGCAAGTTCCATTTTTACATGGGCTTCTTGAAAAGGTGACAATTGTTCTTTTGCTAATGCTTTAAGATTTGAAATTGCCAGTTCCTTTTTGTTATTCTGAAAAGCTAGAAAGTGATTGTAATCTATTTGAAGTTGATAAGTTTCTCTGTTTCGTCCAAATTCGTCGAGCAGGTTTTCAAACTTTTTTTCTACTTCTGAATATTCACTCGGTTTGGCTGTCTTCACTTCCATCTTCATGAGAATTTGGTTTCCCTGAAGTTTATTTTGAGGCGTAAACGAATTTTCAATAATGTAGTTTACTATTTCTCTTCCTGATTCATAATCCTCATCGGCAATGGTGATGTATGCCAACTCCGTAATTCCGCCTAAGTCTTCACCAACACGTTTGTAGATTGCTTTTTCCTGCGTAAATGCTTTTTTATATTCCCTTTGCTGAATGAACAACCAGCTAAGCAAGTCATTATAAAGTATATCTGGGTTTTGCTGCGACCGCTGTAGCAAAGTCTTTCTGAGTATAACATTCGCTTCATTGGTGGGATCTTCTGTAGTGTAAAGGCTGAAGTAGCGCTGCGCACTACTTTTGAAACTCAAATTCTTTTCAATAAGATTCAGATAGCTGATAAACATTTTTTCAAGCTTTCCCTGTTCCCCATAAATCTGGGCTAGCTGTGAGTTGAAATCCATTTTGTCGCTAAGAACCATCGCTTTTTCATAGGTGGAAACAGCTTCATCCAGTAGACTGTATTTTTGAAAAGTGGCGCCAATATTATAGGCAAAGTTTGGATTTTGATCTAGTGCTTGAATGGCTTTGTTGAAATTTTCAGAAGCAAGTTCCGTATTATTTTGAAGCGAATAATTATACCCAAGTTCTACATAAAGCTGCGGAAAGTTGCGCCCATCACCTATTTTTTCATTCAATAATTTTTCAACTTCATTGAAATTTTCTAGCTGTTGGTTGGATTCCACCATTCCCATAAAATAATCTAGGCGGTAAGGGCTTTGCTTGCTTAGCTTTTCATAAATGGTCAAAGCCTTTTCAAATTGGCCTTGTTCATAATAGTTTTTGGCCAAAGCATCGCTTTGTGAAAAGCCTGCAGTAGCCGTAAATATGAATAAAATAATGAAAAAATTACGCATGGCGTAAATATAAACAAATGCAATGATAGCAATAGAATTCTGAAAGAATTTTATCAAAAACAAGCTGGCAAATCTAAAATAGCTACTAATGTTTTTTAATGAAATGATTTCAATAAAAAAAGGAGCCGCAATTAAGCAAGCTCCTTCTTTTTAACATTAAACAATCTCCTCTTATTGTTTAACGAATTTGTAGGTGGCCGATTGGCCATTGATAACTAATTTCAAAATATAAACTCCTTGAGAAAGGTTTGCAATATTGATGGTTGCATCATTTTGGTTAATAGAATTTTCCATAACTTTTTGTCCAAGTATTGAAAAGATGGAAACACTTTCAATAGTACTGTTTGCTGAAAGGTTCAAAACATCTTGTGCAGGATTTGGGTAGAATTTGAAACCTTCAAAATTATTGTCCGCTATTCCAACAGTAACACCGTTCTTGGCATCAAAATACAGTCCAAACCCAAAACTGCCACTTGTTCCGGCAAAAGCCATACAAGGAAATCCGTCACTTGTTTCAGCAATGGCAGATGGAAATCCGTCAAATACATCTCGTCCTGTATCGCCAACACCCTCTAGACCTGAGAATACACTACCATCATATTGATTTGAACGGTTAACATCGTCTTGACTATTGTCTATTCTGTCTCTTACATAAGAGGTTTCAATTACGTCGGCTGGTCCAGTTGTGCCCATCCATGTGTCAATATGGGCAATATTATAACCTGCGCTTGTAATTACATAATTGAGGGGTGCATATGCAGCTCCATTTTCGCGTCGGTATGCTTGCCCAATATAGCTGTCTGTGCTTCCTGCATTGCGAGTTGAGGCAAGAATCAAAACCTCATCATCTGTTCCAAAAGTCTTACGTGCAGCGCGGATTGTTGGGTTAAGCGATTCCTTAGATGAACCAGCTACAACAGTTTCATTTAAACTCCAAGATGCTGGGTCGTTATAATCATCATTTGCTTTTGCATATAAATTTTTGCTGTTAAACCCTATATACGTGGCGTAGCAACCTCCATTAATTCCGTATGCCATTTCTACTTGCTCGCCAACAGTTCCGAAGCTAAATTCATCAACCCAGTCGAATCCATAACTACCAGCAGTGCTTCGAGCAGAAAATGTGGAGTTGGTAGATTTGTTATAGGTAACCAAAGCTCGTTGATTTGATGTAGTTGCACTGTAATTAGCGTCTACTCCAAAATCCACAACGTCACTAGCAACACCCTGAAAACCCATAACTCCAGTGGCCATATTCCATCGAATAACCTGAAAAACTTCATTTTGGAAGGCTGCAAAAACAAGCAAATACTCATCCCCAGTTCCATCTATAGTGATTACTTGTATTTTTGAGAAAAGCGAGCCAACTACGGGTTGATCTTTCCAAAGGCTAAAAGTATCACCTCCATCTGTGGAGCGATATATGTAAATACTTGAATCCGAACCACCATTAGTAAAGTTTTCAAAAGCGGCTATATAGATATCACCGTCGCCAGTAACATCCATATCCAGCCCATCTATAAAGCCGGTTCTTAATAATTTATCCGTTGCCCAATCTTCTGGAGCTCTGTTTTCTAATTGACGGTCTGGTACAATAGCTGGTCTATAAGTACCATCGCCACCAATCATAGGATAATTAATTGTTTCAACTGGCTTGTAAAGAGCCGCAACTTTAGGATCAATTGCTTGCCAAGCAGTTTTAATGGCGAGTCTGTTGGCGTTAATCTCGGCTGCCGTGCCGTTCTCTTCAAGAGTCTTTGATTGTTGGTACAAAGCTTCAAGAGCTGGTGTTCTTTCTGGAATAACCAATTGGTCTCCGTTAAAATCTGACTGTGCGATCGCTGTGATGATACAAAGTGAGCACATTAAAAAGGTAATTGCATTTTTCATGATTACATGTTTTTAAGTTATTATTTGTTTGTTTCACTTTATAATCGAGGAGTATATGCCATTGAGTGATTTAACTGAGACAAATCTATGGCAAGTATTAAATGAAGAATATAACTATTGTAACAAAGTCTATAACAAATGTAACAGCAACAAAAAAAGCCGAAAACACTGAGGTTTTCGGCTTGAAAAAAGTTTTAAAATTGATGAATCAGCCTAGTTTTTCTAAATCTATTTCATCAATTGCATCCCAAGTTTCATCTAGATCCATGTTTTTTCCATTGGCTTCAAGATAGAATCGGTTGCTTTGCAGTAATTGTATTTTACTATTGTTGTTGGAAGAGCGATATTCTTCAACGGCTTTTGTACCGTTTTTAGTCGTGGTTCTTTTGTAACCATTTTCATCTTCTTCTTCAAAGTCTTGGCTCATCACCATGCGCATTCCCATAGTTGCGGCTGCTCCCATCTGACCTGCACCATCGATGATGTTTATCGTGAATTTTTTAGATTTGTCTTCATTGGCATACGCCGCTTCAATAGAAGCAATGCCCATCATTCCCACTTCACCAGCTTTATAGCTAATCCGTTTCATTCCGTTTACTTCATCGGGCATCCAAGATTTGAATTCTTCATTAGTCAACGGGGTAATTTCTTGCAGTTCTTTTATATCGTCCTGCATATTGGTCATTTCCTTTACCGCATTGGTGGAGTTTGAAACTGCTTCTTTGGTTTCCTTGATTTTTTTGCTCACTGGATTGTCTTTGCAACTGATTAAAGCCGAAAAAACGAAAAGAGCTAATACATATTTTCTCATAATTGAAATTTTGGTTAGTGAATAAATTTCTTAAAATTTAATCACCAATATAATCAATATCAGAAGAATATAAATAAAATATGAAAAAAATATATGAAGCGTTACATTTCCGAAGCTATCTTTTCGAGCTCGGCATACCAGTTTTCTCCAAATTTACGGATGAGGGCTGCTTTTGTGAATTTATAAACGGGCACTTGTAGTTCTTTCCCCAATGTGCAAGCATCATCACAAATTGGCCAACGGTGATAGTTTACAGCGGAAAACTCACTATAATCCTGAACCCGCACAGGATAAAGGTGACACGAAATAGGTTTTCTGAAATCAATCGCGCCAGCATTGAAAGCGTCTTCAATACCGCAACTGGCAATGCCTTTGTCTGTAAAAGTTACGTAGGCACATTCCTTTCCTTCTACTAAAGGAGTTTCTAGTTCGTTATTTTCGGTTTCAATGTGGGTTCCCTGTTTTTCAATGGCTGCGATGCCTTCAGGGCGAAGAAATGGTTTTACTTTTGGGTAAATTTCCTTGAGAATTGCAACTTCTTCTTTAGAAATAGGCGCCCCTGCTTCACCTTCAATACAACAGGCTCCTTTGCAGGCGTTGAGGTTGCACACAAAATCTTTTGTAATTAAATCTTCAGAAACTATTGTCTTACCAAGTTGAAACATCTGCCAAAGATAATTTGTTTCGGTAATTTAATCAGAATAAATTAAGCTTTTATTAACCCTCGTTGTTGCTATTATGATGTTTAAATTTGACTAATTTCGCGGTCTTTAAAAATTGAAAAAATGTTAAGTCTAAATTTCAAACAAATAGCAACGGCAACGATGGTGCTTTTTGCTGTAATTGACATTATAGGGAGTATTCCTTTAATTATATCCTTACGCGATAAAGCTGGGGAAATAAAAAGCGCACGTGCATCCGTAATTGCGGCCGTTGTGATGGTTATATTCCTTTTTATTGGTGAAGAAATTTTAAAACTTATTGGAATAAACGTGAATGAATTTGCTGTAGCAGGTTCCTTTATTTTATTCTTTCTTGCTTTGGAAATGATTCTGAACATAACACTTTTTAAAGAAAATTCAGACAACACCAGCTCTGCGACGGTTTTTCCTATTGCGTTCCCTATTGTTGCAGGACCTGGATGCTTGACAACGCTTTTAACTTTACGAGCGGAATATGATATGGCAAACATAATTGTAGCAATAATCGTAAATATTATTGTGGTTTTTATAATCCTGAAAACATCCAATAAACTTCAGAAAATTCTGGGAAAAAACGGAATTGCTATCATTCAAAAAATATTTGGTGTAATTTTGCTGGCTATTGCGGTGAAACTTTTCACTTCAAACATTCAAGAACTTTTTAATTAAAGAACAATGAAAATTCTTATCTACATTATGATTGCCCTTGCTGCTGGTCTAGTAATTTACAACATTACCAAACTTGATTTTAATCATTTATTTGAAGGCGACAGCTTTGTTGCATCTGTCGGAGTTTTGACAGGATTGTGTGCTATTTTGGCTCTTGGGATTTTGCTAATTTCGAAAAACATAGCTACTAAAGTAAAGAAATAAGTTTTGCATTTTGACAATATTAACCCAGACTCTAAAGGGATTATTGTCAAAATGTGTGAAGATTGTTTCTTACTTTTTATCCAAATGATCGTTGGCTTCTAGTTCCAAAACTTTCAAAAGCATTGGATCTGCTTCGTTTAGGATTATTTCGTACTCGTTTGGACCAAATAGTTGTTGTGCAATGTTCGCTTTCAATGTTCTTTTCAACTGTTCCGCGTAATTTGAAAGATCTATTTGCGCTTCGTTGAATTTTGCATATTCAATAAATTCTTTAGAAAGACTATCTTCAACTATAAAGTTTTTTCTAAAGTCGTCGAAATTCATTCCCTTAAAAAATGTTCTATTCTTTTCGAGGTATTCAAAGATGAAATAACTCATAAACCCGCTTCGTGAAACATATTGCAGGGTTTCGTTTTCTACGCTTGTATCTTTCGGTACAAAAACGTCTGGGATAATTCCGCCGCCGCCATACACTACTTTTCCTTTCGGAGTTACATATTTCAAGGAATCTGCAACTTTAATACTGTCTGCGTGAATTAGTTCGCCGTTGCGATATCTTTTTTCGTAATCACTATAATAAGTGTCGTTTCCGTTTCCATAAGGTCTCTGGATGGAACGACCCGTTGGTGTGTAATAGCGCGCAATCGTCAATCGAACTGCGCTGCCATCACCAAGAGACATTTCGCGTTGAACCAATCCTTTTCCGAAAGAACGGCGACCAATAATTGTTCCTTTATCATTATCTTGAAGTGCTCCGGCTACAATTTCACTGGCAGATGCTGAGTTTTCATTTATTAAAACATAGAGTTTTCCGTGTTCAAAATCACCACGACGCGATGCGAAGGTTTTGTTGATTTCACCACTTTTATTTTTTGTAATGAGAATGAGTTTGTCATTTTCTAAAAATTCATCCACCACTCTTTCCGCAGTAGAAATATAACCCCCAGGATTGTCGCGAAGATCCAAAACAAGTTTTTTGATGCCTTGACTTCTCAATTTATCTAGGGCGGTTTCAAATTCTTTAAAGGTGGTTTCAGAAAAACGATTTAGTTTTATATATCCCAAATCGTCCGTGATTTTATAGGAAGCGTCAACACTAACTAGTGGAACTTGTTTTCTTCTAACTTTAATTTCAAGCGTTTTGTTTTCACTTGGTCGGAAAACGTCTAGCGCAACTTTGCTATTTATTTCACCTTTTAGATAGTTTGAAATGCTATCGCGTTGTACCAATTCGCCAAAAAGTTTCTTTCCATCTGCATACAGAAGTCTGTCGCCACCTTTTATTCCAGCTTTTTCAGCAGGTCCGCCTTCAATAGAACGAATTACTGCAATGGTATCTTTGTAAACATAAAAACTAACCCCAATGCCAACGAAGGCTCCACGCATATCGTCTGCATTGTGCGCATATTCACTTTTAGGAATATACACGGAATGTGGATCTAGATTTTCGAGAATGCCGTTTACGGTAACATCTACAATGCTGTCGGTGTTCACCTTATCTACATATTCATAATCTATGTAATCTATAAGTCTGTTGAGTTTGTCTTTTTTAGAACTTGTGGCGAATATTTTTTCAGTGTTATCATCAAAGTTGAGTTTAGATCCAATAAAAACACCCACGGCAAGCGCCAGACCAACCCAAAGCGGTAACAGTGGCAGTCTTTTTTTTGTAGTATTATCTGGTGTGGATGATTGTTGTTCCATTATTCTGAATCCAAATCTGAAATATGTTGAATACTTACTCCCGCTTTTTCTAGAAAAGCAATGCCGGAGTTATCTTTATATTCGTTTAAATAAACGATTCTTTTTATTCCTGCTTGATGTATCAATTTACTACATTCTCTACAGGGTGACATTGTGATGTAAAGTGTTGCACCTTCACAAGCCTGGGTGCTGGATGCAACTTTTAAAATTGCGTTTGCTTCAGCGTGGAGTACGTACCATTTTGTGTAGCCTTCTTCATCTTCGCAAACATTTTCAAAACCAGTGGGCGTTCCGTTATAGCCGTCGCTGATAATCATTTTGCCTTTCACAATTAGTGCGCCAACTTGTTTTCTTTTGCAAAAAGAGAGTTTGCTCCACTCTTGCGCCATCCGCAGATAGGCAATATCATACTTACGTTGTTTGCTTTCTTTCATCCGTATAAAATATTCTAGAAATAGGAAGATGGAATGTCCAATTTAATCATTTCAGTTAAATGACAAATAGTTAGAAGGCATTTCATACTTTTAAATCGGCAACGAAATTAGTGGGAAGTTACGCCACTACCAAAAAAAATGTTGTTAAGTTATTGCTAAAGATGTTGATGAATTTAGGAGTAGATGAATTCGTGAATAAGAAATTAGCTAGTCAGGACTTACACTACCTTCTACCCTCTAAAGACTATCAACCCATTAAAAAATCCAATTCTCAATAAGCATCGGGATAACCATCCCAATTACCAGTGAAGAAACCACCAAGACCCAATCTTTTTTGTTGAAACGGAAGATGCTTTGAAAGATGAAGGCGATAATTAAAATTATCATTACAACAATAATTTGCGCTGCTTCAATACCAAGGGCGAATTCAAGTAATGGCAAAATACCACCATCGCTGTCCAGAGCTGTAAAAAATGATGCGAAACCCATTCCGTGAATCAATCCGAAGAAAACAGTTGCTATATAGAAGACGCCCATTTTCTCCAATTTCTTTTCTTTTCCAGCGGTAAAAAGATTGAAAATTGCAGTGACCAAAATAGTTACGGGAATTAAAAACTCAATAACTTTTCCCGAAACACTCACTATATTATAATTGGCCAAAAGCAATGATAACGTATGACCAACGGTAAACAAAGTAACCAAAATCAACAATCGCTTCCAAGAAGAAAAATTATAGGCAGCGCAAAGCACGATCAAAAATAGAATATGGTCATAGGCTTTCCAGTCCAAAACGTGATGGAGACCAAGATTAAAATACAACCAAAAATCAGACATTGGGGATAACGGTTTTCAGAGTTTGTCCAAATATAACGATTGTGGGTAAGATTTCATATATTTAATGAAATTTCTAAATTTTCAGGAAATGAAGAAAATTTTACCTCTGCTGCTTATTGTTTTTATGGTTTTACCAATGCTAGCTCAAAACCCAAATCCAGAGCTATTCAAGACTTGGAATCTTCATAAAATTGAATGGGATTTTGGCGGCGCATTATATATTGCCAATATTGACCCGCCCATTTCACCATATTTAACTGTAAATGAAGACCTTTCTTTTGAAGGTTGCGGTGCTTGCAATTCCTTTTCAGGAAATTTTGAAGTTGTGCCGAATCAAGATAAAGTACGGCCAGTAGATTTTGCTCAAACGTTTAATATTTGTGAAACCCAGTTTCTAAACGATTTTGAAACCGTCTATTTCGAATTTTTCTCTATTGAAGATGATTACTCGTATGAGTTTTATACAGACCCATCCGATAATTTACGACATATGTATTACTCCAATAATCCATCAGGAATTTGGCTGGACTTTGTTGTGGGTGATCCTTTAAGTATTGATGATAACGATTTTGAAAAAATTGAAATATACCCCAATCCAACTTCCCTCAACCTCTTCATTAAATCGAAAAAAATAAATATCGAAAAACTTACCGTGTATTCCATTTCAGGGAAAAAAATAAAGGAATGTCTTCCTGACAATGGGGCGATTGATGTTTCTACCCTTTCTAAAGGAATATATTTTTTAGAAATAGTTTCTTCCCAAGGTAGAAGTGTTCAGAAATTTATCAAGGATTAAATAATTACTCGCACCTCACCCAACTGTTGAATCTTATAAGGAAAGTCTTCGCCAGGAGCGCCAATAAACATGAAATTGACAGGAATATTCCACCTTTTAGAAAGTTCTTTAATTTTTTCAGGTCCAAATTTACCTTGTTCTTCTAAAAATTGAATTTTAATTTCTGGATAAGCCCTGTCCAGCACATCAATGTCCGATTTTAAATTATTGGCCACTTTCATTCCTTCAGCCAGAATTGCAACAATTTTAAGTCTTTTGGTAGGTTCATTATGTTTAATGTATTGCATAACCCTGTTCAATGTTTCCACATTATCATTATTGGTGAAAAAGACAAATTGTTTGCCTGTTAATTCCTGCAATTTGTTTTTGGTAATACGGTTCCAACTTCTAAAAAACTTGCTATCATCTGGAGCAATAAAATCTATAAATCTAAGGGCAGCTTTTAAAATATAGTGATGGTAAAGCATAAAATAAACCACAAAAAGTGTTGGAACCAAATATTCAAAAAAGGTTATCAAAAATTCTGGATTCAAAAATATATTACCCAAAAGCGCAGAAATAACCGCAGCAATAGCTATAAATACAGCCAAATAGGAAGCTCGTTCTGGTCTTGGTAGCTGTTTCCTATTTATTTTCAATAATAAATTCCCCACTCCAAAAAGTACCATTACTGATAAAAAAGCGATGGTGTAAACCCCTGCTAATGAAGGTAAGTCTCCGTGAGTTACTAATAAAATTGAGGTGCAAAGAGCGAAAAATAATACAAAAATTAAATAAGGACTTTTATTTTTGTTTCGTATCAATAAAAAACTTGGCAGCACGCGGTCCAGCGCCATCCGTTCCATCAAGCCACCCACGCCAACGAAAGAGGTAAGGACGGCGCCACTCAAAACTAAAGCCGCATCAATCCCAACCAAAATTGACAGCCAATGTCCGCCAGAGGTTTCGCCAAGAAAAGAAAGCAGCGCATCCTGGTTATTGTTTACCACTTCCTGTGGCAATAAACCCAAGGCAAGAAAAGCAATAAGCGGATTGAAAACACTTACCACAATCCACATGTTTCTTAAAGTCTTTGGAAAAACTCCTGCTTTTTGTTCTTCAACATAATTTGCCGAACTTTCAAAACCACTAATACCGAGCATGGCTGCAGAAAAACCGAAAAAGAGCGCCATCGTTATGCTTCCGCCAACCGGCATATTAAAATTAGCTATCAAAGTTTCGAAACCGTGACTAAAAAGAAAATAAAGACAAAAACTACAAAGAAGCGTCAAAGAAAAAAGATGAAAAAGGAAGATAAACACTGCTACTTTTGAAGATTCTCCAATTCCTATAATAACCAGTCCCATAAACAATAATAATAGTCCGATGGTTACAGGAAACACGGGAATTACATTCCAAACACTATGCGCATATTTAACGGCTTCGCTGGCAGAAAGCACAGCTGTAGCCATATAAGAAAGCACTGTTAAAGCAGCCGCAACGGATGCTGTAGATTTTTTAGTAGTGTTTAAAAGTGCATTATAAGCTCCACCATTTAAGGGTAAGGCACCCACAACTTCACCATAAATTTTCCGGAATAAAAATAAAACCCCCGCAACCATTAAAAGTGAAATCCAAGCGTATTGACCTGCATAAAAAATAGCTAGAGCCGAAACATATAAACATGAAGAACTTATATCGTTACCACAGATGGCTGTGGCTTCCAATTGGTTTAGTTTTTTAGACATTTGTGTGGAATTGAGATAGTAAAAGTAGTGGGTCGAAAAAAATTAATTCAGAAAAATAATGTTAAAAAATTAGATAAAATTTAATTTAGTATACTTATAAATAATATTTCCACAATTCGATTTCTTCTGAAAAACCTTGATTAAATTAATAGAAAATAAAAAAGCCTCAACTTTTATAGTTGAAGCTTCTGTACTCGAGGCGGGAATCGAACCCGCACGTCCTAAAACACTGGATTTTGAATCCAGCGAATTTAACATCAAATTCACGTAAATAATCTTATAATCAATTGATTAGCATACTTTTAATTTTTTTTGATTTTGCTTAATATCATATAAAATCATAATTTGTTGTACCTATGTTGTACCAAATTTAATTATCTTTATAATGTAAAATCAATGTATTATGTCTTCAAATACCAAAATAGTTTTGAGAAAAAAAGCGAATAAAGAGGGAGAGTTCCCATTGGCAATTCGCATCACCAAAAATAGACGTTCAAACTATCATTATGTTGGTCACTATATAAATGACAAGTTTTGGGATATTAAAAATTGTAGGGTCAAGAATACG comes from Aequorivita sublithincola DSM 14238 and encodes:
- a CDS encoding T9SS type A sorting domain-containing protein — translated: MKKILPLLLIVFMVLPMLAQNPNPELFKTWNLHKIEWDFGGALYIANIDPPISPYLTVNEDLSFEGCGACNSFSGNFEVVPNQDKVRPVDFAQTFNICETQFLNDFETVYFEFFSIEDDYSYEFYTDPSDNLRHMYYSNNPSGIWLDFVVGDPLSIDDNDFEKIEIYPNPTSLNLFIKSKKINIEKLTVYSISGKKIKECLPDNGAIDVSTLSKGIYFLEIVSSQGRSVQKFIKD
- a CDS encoding S41 family peptidase; this translates as MEQQSSTPDNTTKKRLPLLPLWVGLALAVGVFIGSKLNFDDNTEKIFATSSKKDKLNRLIDYIDYEYVDKVNTDSIVDVTVNGILENLDPHSVYIPKSEYAHNADDMRGAFVGIGVSFYVYKDTIAVIRSIEGGPAEKAGIKGGDRLLYADGKKLFGELVQRDSISNYLKGEINSKVALDVFRPSENKTLEIKVRRKQVPLVSVDASYKITDDLGYIKLNRFSETTFKEFETALDKLRSQGIKKLVLDLRDNPGGYISTAERVVDEFLENDKLILITKNKSGEINKTFASRRGDFEHGKLYVLINENSASASEIVAGALQDNDKGTIIGRRSFGKGLVQREMSLGDGSAVRLTIARYYTPTGRSIQRPYGNGNDTYYSDYEKRYRNGELIHADSIKVADSLKYVTPKGKVVYGGGGIIPDVFVPKDTSVENETLQYVSRSGFMSYFIFEYLEKNRTFFKGMNFDDFRKNFIVEDSLSKEFIEYAKFNEAQIDLSNYAEQLKRTLKANIAQQLFGPNEYEIILNEADPMLLKVLELEANDHLDKK
- a CDS encoding MarC family protein, encoding MLSLNFKQIATATMVLFAVIDIIGSIPLIISLRDKAGEIKSARASVIAAVVMVIFLFIGEEILKLIGINVNEFAVAGSFILFFLALEMILNITLFKENSDNTSSATVFPIAFPIVAGPGCLTTLLTLRAEYDMANIIVAIIVNIIVVFIILKTSNKLQKILGKNGIAIIQKIFGVILLAIAVKLFTSNIQELFN
- a CDS encoding HupE/UreJ family protein codes for the protein MSDFWLYFNLGLHHVLDWKAYDHILFLIVLCAAYNFSSWKRLLILVTLFTVGHTLSLLLANYNIVSVSGKVIEFLIPVTILVTAIFNLFTAGKEKKLEKMGVFYIATVFFGLIHGMGFASFFTALDSDGGILPLLEFALGIEAAQIIVVMIILIIAFIFQSIFRFNKKDWVLVVSSLVIGMVIPMLIENWIF
- a CDS encoding tetratricopeptide repeat protein, translated to MRNFFIILFIFTATAGFSQSDALAKNYYEQGQFEKALTIYEKLSKQSPYRLDYFMGMVESNQQLENFNEVEKLLNEKIGDGRNFPQLYVELGYNYSLQNNTELASENFNKAIQALDQNPNFAYNIGATFQKYSLLDEAVSTYEKAMVLSDKMDFNSQLAQIYGEQGKLEKMFISYLNLIEKNLSFKSSAQRYFSLYTTEDPTNEANVILRKTLLQRSQQNPDILYNDLLSWLFIQQREYKKAFTQEKAIYKRVGEDLGGITELAYITIADEDYESGREIVNYIIENSFTPQNKLQGNQILMKMEVKTAKPSEYSEVEKKFENLLDEFGRNRETYQLQIDYNHFLAFQNNKKELAISNLKALAKEQLSPFQEAHVKMELADILVFDEKFNEALIYYSQIQKKVQSDILAQEARFKVARTSYFKGDFEWAQVQLDVLKKSTSQLMANDAMELSLLIRDNSLEDSTQVALKKYARADLLEFQGKDVEAIAILEDILTNNKGDKIEDEALFKQGQIYEKKGEFTKAEANYLKIIEFYGEDILADNAHYRLARIYEEKLDQPDKAKAQYEAIIFNYADSIYFVEARNKYRSLRGDAIN
- a CDS encoding DUF3109 family protein; translation: MFQLGKTIVSEDLITKDFVCNLNACKGACCIEGEAGAPISKEEVAILKEIYPKVKPFLRPEGIAAIEKQGTHIETENNELETPLVEGKECAYVTFTDKGIASCGIEDAFNAGAIDFRKPISCHLYPVRVQDYSEFSAVNYHRWPICDDACTLGKELQVPVYKFTKAALIRKFGENWYAELEKIASEM
- a CDS encoding deoxycytidylate deaminase, giving the protein MKESKQRKYDIAYLRMAQEWSKLSFCKRKQVGALIVKGKMIISDGYNGTPTGFENVCEDEEGYTKWYVLHAEANAILKVASSTQACEGATLYITMSPCRECSKLIHQAGIKRIVYLNEYKDNSGIAFLEKAGVSIQHISDLDSE
- a CDS encoding DUF4286 family protein, with translation MYIYNVTINIEETIHDRWLHWMKTEHIPAMLATEKFSKALLTRVIIEEEMGGITYSVQYTTDSKATLQKYYDENADELRAQSKPFEGKFVAFRTELEVIGEAHNELFKKS
- a CDS encoding T9SS type A sorting domain-containing protein, with the translated sequence MKNAITFLMCSLCIITAIAQSDFNGDQLVIPERTPALEALYQQSKTLEENGTAAEINANRLAIKTAWQAIDPKVAALYKPVETINYPMIGGDGTYRPAIVPDRQLENRAPEDWATDKLLRTGFIDGLDMDVTGDGDIYIAAFENFTNGGSDSSIYIYRSTDGGDTFSLWKDQPVVGSLFSKIQVITIDGTGDEYLLVFAAFQNEVFQVIRWNMATGVMGFQGVASDVVDFGVDANYSATTSNQRALVTYNKSTNSTFSARSTAGSYGFDWVDEFSFGTVGEQVEMAYGINGGCYATYIGFNSKNLYAKANDDYNDPASWSLNETVVAGSSKESLNPTIRAARKTFGTDDEVLILASTRNAGSTDSYIGQAYRRENGAAYAPLNYVITSAGYNIAHIDTWMGTTGPADVIETSYVRDRIDNSQDDVNRSNQYDGSVFSGLEGVGDTGRDVFDGFPSAIAETSDGFPCMAFAGTSGSFGFGLYFDAKNGVTVGIADNNFEGFKFYPNPAQDVLNLSANSTIESVSIFSILGQKVMENSINQNDATINIANLSQGVYILKLVINGQSATYKFVKQ